From the Papaver somniferum cultivar HN1 chromosome 2, ASM357369v1, whole genome shotgun sequence genome, the window tggatcgttgaatattgattgttgaaccaatattccttggtttgagcaaatatttatcatctgagcaagtgttgctcatgtgatgaattgttgaatatttgatcgtctgagcatgtgttgctcatctatggattattggcagcgtaccaaaaatattaattaaagtactagttgttgaaccgagcataattaataagattaatgaccatgaggtcgtcgtaaaattattaaggttggaatatggaatgatgatccctggattcagaaaccctaatttgatcaattcatggttcgtcagaagtttaaccatgggacgaaggagggagcgactacatgggaccgtggatcaaccatgtagtgttcatatgctcacatgatcaaatacaaagaactcctgaagatttgacaatttgttggtgaaagaatgattaaatgccggtttaatcagttattcgaaaatgctcgtccgagccttaggtgagaaaacctaattaattatgaaggagtgagggaccgaccatggggtcatgccCTGGGtattcacgtgaccgcctgatgatgactttatgaaaatccaaagtgtttggaagagtcttggacctaatacatgcaattgtgcaaattaggtcaaaactgtgaaacttgatgggaccgggttctgtaagccaaagagctaatcttggtcgatcaagatagcgtgctcgtgtccccaaggcgcccgcgtctcagtcctgagaattttgatattttttggcgtgcaattgagcatccattcgagaaaatatgtcaaaattagggtttctacgaaactgaggaaaacaccatgagacgatggaaaataattataaaataaggaatgaggaggcgtgggaccgtcgtggtcaaggcatggtcggaaggtcgtgaccacggtctcgtggtgccttttccttgattttatactattttgatgattttatgaaagattcatgaattttaagaaatttgatgaatttaaggagttttcatgagttcaaggaagcaaaaaatattaaaataataaaagcaagggcgtgtgggaccgtggaaggcatggccggccggcttgggcccgtcccacgagtttccctaatttttgtgtatttttcatgtatttttgatgaattgaggaaatttttcctaatttgagagaaataccataaaatcaaggaatttgatgaattcaaggaaaactaataataaaataataaaacaaaggggcgtgtgggaccggctaggcatGACCGgatggccaaggcccggtcccacaagttttcataatttattttattttattattatttgacgATTTGTGAAAAATACcctgaaatcaaggagttttttcatgaaattagagaaataataataataataaaataataggaaaccgtgaggtgtggggacggATGAGACCAAGGCGCGGCAGGTTGgcccatggtcacgccccacactcctttccttaattttatattattttttacggatttatgaaaataccatgaaaccgaggagtttcttcgagacgaaggagatttgattaaacgagagaattttcatcaagtcatagaaaataataaaaatgtattaaaaatataaaaattggcgtggaactgaccacgacacggtcggttggtcgtgtgtccgtgttcccagcaccctgatcaatattttcaattatttattattttcttccctattttgcataggttcatcgtttcgttgtatttttgaaacattcgttcgtgcgatgactgttagtgtatcgtcattgaatacactttcaccatttgaatcggggcttgcTTAGAGGTAGCTCCGACGCCCGGTTGttggttatttattactaattttggaATTCAGGGgataataattcacaaaactgagtaataagacgtttattattaattcacaggatcagctgaggattcgactacgaattcagaataataaagtgagcatttccattccatgggatcgtagattcgaccatagaatcggagtaattaagattcatctattaccatttatgagaccagttgtggattcgatcatgaaatcagagtaatgagataatatagttattgttattctatgagatcaagccatggattcgatcatagaatcagaacaattgtttattgccattccatgggaccagtcgtggattcgaccatggaattggagcaataatagattattctgggaatttagtagtgaatgtcatggcagaattaatcttaattaggaataattaactttgtggatctatactagcagagcaagctgtctaggagcattaattatcccgatatgagcttgtcagtaagtcatatcctttatatagtcagggtaaactcgtctTTTGTTCCTGAAgaagttatcgctctatactagcagagcaagctgtctaggagccgtccatctcgtgatactgtaTAGAAATAAtctctgaaagtgttcagtattcatgagatatgtcgttgtccagtcgcgagactacatatctacatgtactctgacagaaagtactctccgttgagaattcgatgagagacccatgtctcaatactcacgtctgattgctggatcagagcttcgtataattatgactttacaattttagcccttgtcgaaaatccaccatctacaatatcaTAACTCACATATAAGTGGACAAGTTTACAGGAAGCTTTTGGCCATACACAGTCACAGTGTAAAGTTTTGCACATACGATATATATCAACATGAGCcgaacatggtcatagaaaggttTGGCACATTCGATATTTATCACAATGAGCCGAACAATGTACCAACAGTAATAGATGGGTTATGAAATTCAAGTTTGACTGATTATCAAATAAAAACTTATGAGCCGatccactaggttcggctcatacgatattCAAAATATACTAAGTTTTAAGCCGAACTGTTTTTGGTctgtataaaaaaaaagaagttcaGCTGTGGGTTTTCAGCCGAACACTACTCTGAAACTAACAAAACCGAGACGAATCATCGATTACATGTCATAAAACAACGGAATAAGCAAAAAACAAGCAGGGGTATTAATTAGGGGATGGGTTAATTAGTGGGAGAGTTATAGGATTAAAATTTAATTAAGCGGAAGGATATTAATGTAAATTAAACTATGCAGGGGTATTATAATAACTTATGCTTCATTAGGCCACCCCTTATAAACTGTCACAGGATGGCATCATAGGGCTGTATGCCCCGAAATTTTGCTGTATGCCCCAAATTAGGGTTCTATTTAAATTGAGGCCGTCTGTCATAATCTCTTTTATCAAGCTGCGTAGGAGCTGCCTGAAGCACGTTACAAGAAGTTTCGACAACCCGATCCTTGGTGGGCTCCTAGCGGTTCTAAATTTAGGCCAAACCCAGCACCACATTCTGGGATCGATAGTCTATAATCAAAGACGACACGATAAATGACCAAGCCAGCTTCCAACTCTGTGCAATAAACAAGAGTTTCATTTGTGCTGTCAGTAGAATTTTCCTTTGGTGTTGTCGCAAGTCTACAAAAGAACTTCTGACAGATGACAATATTTATGTCAATTCAATTTTCTTTCTAATCTGCAAATCATACAAGGCGCAAATCCAAGATTATGGGTACAACTCCTAGTTTCAGAAATTATCATATTACGAGTCACTAATTTGAATATGTAAATTAAGCTAACACGATCCCAGATAAAAACAACCAAAGCAGGATTTCAACACAAAATCTGACGATGACGGTAAAACATCCTATTTTGTCCTAGAGGAACCACTACAAGTCATGCTGTAATGGACATGACGATAACCTTATGACGAGGCTTTCTCTGGCTTATTTGGTAATGGCAGCGTTCTTTTCAGCAGCCAAGGTGCACCTGCCGTAACAGCTTACTCCTAGCAATTCCAACGATAACCTTATGACGAGGCTTTCTCTGGCTTATTTGGTAGTGGCAGCATTCTTTTCCAGAGGCCAAGGTGCACCTGCCATAACAGCTTCAATTTCCCATGTCTGTCGTGGACAATTGGTGAGATTGTCCGCACCATTTGATGTAATATacttgacaaaaagaaaaaagaaattattAGAGAGATGTTCAATAgcatcaaaataaaaagaaaaatgaaagattaTATCTATAGCCAGTTGTTGTTTTAATATTTAGCGACCATTATCAATTTTGAAGTGTTAAAGTTAGCCTTCTAATACCCACGGACGCATACGTTAAGGTTGGCTGACTAATTCATGGATCACATGATAACTCAATTTTCACAAAAACAGCAGATGGGGGACGCTGATAGTGGAAGTGCGAAAAAAATATGAATAGTAACTAACTCAAATTTAACAAAAACATATGGAGTTATTAAGAAAGGATCAGTAAAAAGCAATACCAGGTCACTTTCGATCCGGACTCCACCGAAGCTTTTAAATCTTGCAATCTCTTTGTGGTTGAAGAACTTTGATGTGCTTGAATTTTCCATGGCAGGAGCCAGTAGCGCATCAATGAAATAGCATCCTGGTTCTACTGTTATCACCTGTACAAGAAAAATGTAATTCAACTCAAAACAGTTGCAACATCATACGACACACATATAAAATAGCCAAGGAGGTAGTATATATAACCAAGATGGTTAATAAAGATGAGCAACAAATTTTAGATGTAGATCCATTACTAACCATTCCCTCTCGGAGATCTCTAGCTGTACGCAAAGATTTCAATCCTGGTTCCTTTGGCCTCTCTATTTCCTGTTAATCACACAAAATCTAAGATTGTACCAAAAAAGCGAGCAACAAAGAAACAATGACTTCATTAAAAAGCAGTAAAATCACCTTAGGGTAACCACCAGGATCATGTGTGTCGATTCCTAACAAATGGCCAAGACCATGAGGCATAAAAACAGCACCTATTCTTTCAGTCATCATTTCATGAACGTCACTACAACACAAACCCGCAACAAATTTGCAATTAGCATTCGCTTTTGGCATAATGGCATTAAAATAGTACGAATAGGAGTAGAAAAAGTACCCAATAAGGATGCCACCATCCTTTAGTGACTCGAGGATAATTTTCTCTGCTAATCTGCAAGTAAGAGATTAAGTGAGCTCAGAGATGCACGATATATGGCCAAGAAAGCATTATAAAGCTCATTATTGCTTATACTACAAGATGTGTCTCGAAACTTCATAACTGCAGCCAAGAACGATCAAGTCAGGTGCTTACTTGTGCATGTCCACCCAGTTTACTCCAGGTTTCATTGCGGATATGACATCATCATGAGCCTTGAGAACAGCCTACAAGgcataataattttatttttcatatttacGAAATAGGAAAGGAAGGAAGGAAGAAAGAGCAACCCCAAGAAAAATATAACAAGACATGAGAATAAAAGGAGAATTTATTGGTTCTTCAAtacaaaaatttaaaattttgaagAGATCCTTTTAAACTACTCTAGAAAAGAAGCGCTTACATTGTAAATCAGCTTTTGATCGCTGGTGAATTTTCCATTGACCTACAATTACAGACAAGTAGATTTTCTGCATTAGAAAATTAAAACTTCAAGCACAGTAATGGGGAAGGACATGAAGGTGGTGAAAAGCATATATATGTTAGTATAAAGTATGCAATCTTTCTACTTAGTATCAACTTCAAGACAGAATAAATAAATTGGATATGAAATATGGAACTGGTTTTTGTATAACAATATGGTGTAATGAGACATTGGGAAGAAGAATCTCGCTATTCAACAAAATATACAGAATAGTTGGAGTGGTAATAGGAACAAATGGACATCAAATTTAGCTATGTACACTTACAGGGAAAGAACATGTGATGTCAGAACCATAAAAATTGTATTCAGCTCCCATATCTAGCAGTGCCATATCTCCGTCTTCAAAGGTCTGCAGATATTGAATTTGATATACTATCTCCGTTAACTTCAAATATAAACTCAAGAGTTTCACTTTAAGAAAACAAATAAGTAGTAGACAATAGAAATGATTGTATGTGCAAATATGGTCTTCGCTTCTCAATATACTCTATTCCACATGGTCTACATGACAGCAACATGTCAATACAacactcattccaacaaaaagcATCAGTGCTACTTATGAATTTAAAAAGCATGAGTTCAGACATACTCTGTCATTTGGAGCAGCTGCATGCCCATAATGGAGAACAGAACTGCagatgaataaaaaaaaatcatttaataTCAATATTCAACCGACCATAGAGTTAATATGTCCATCATAGCTATACTAATTACAAAAAACCCACAATTATATATTCGCACTGCACACTGTAATGGAACTCCAGTTCTTCCATGCGCAAAGAGTCgtgagattttgtatccaaactaAGTAAATAAACTTACCTATTACCACCAGTAGCACATATGCATGTATACGAGCAATGTCTACAACCCCCGTACATGTAGGTGTGATGAAGAAACATGCTCTCTAATTGGTACTCTTTCATGCCGGCTCTCGTCCTTCTCATTACCTGCTCCAAGTGGATCAAGTAAATTTTCATTCATAAAGTAGTATACCCAACACAAAGGATAACAAGGGCTACTTTATGATAAGACACAATAAGTCCATATCCTAGCAACAAGGGAAGCTTTACATGCATGTAATTGAATTTTAAAGCAATTCAGCTAACATGGTTCAATGAATCTTAGATATCTGATACATATTACTCGGCAACATAGATTTATGCATACTGGAAGCAACCTCGGTTTATCAAGAAAGCTTAATCATGCAAACACACACACGCACACAAACACAAAAGTCGAGATAAAACATTAACCGACATAGTGAAAGTAATGCAATTCGAGTCTTGACCCTATAAAACATCTGGTTTAACTGAATTTGcattttatctattaaggaaGGATACTCCTGATATCTTAGTCTCTCGCTTTTGTTAAATTAGAATCCATATTTAACAACCTAAAGATGGCGACAGTTAACAAATTAGGAGATTCATTTTATCAAATTACAAAACATTTTTACAAAACGTTACCTCCACATGAGCTTCTGAGCTTATATCATTGGCATACTGAATAAGAGAAAGCTCCGTGTCTGATTTAATTGCGCGGCATTCAGTTAAAATTGGATGTAGCACACTTAAATCAGTCTCAAATTTTTCCATTTCCTGTCATACAAATATACAAATTGTTAAGTTTCAAGAAATGATATTTCAACCTTTTCAATCTAGTGAGATGAGAGCATGGATTTGAATACCTTAAACTCCGCAGGCTTAGAGAAGTTATTACTATCAGTGTTCTGCCCATGCAAGAGAAATAATACAGGCTTTTCAGATCCTTCATGATGAGAGTGTAAAACTTCTACAATCTCATCCGTGTAGCATACCATGTTAACCATATACATTTCCTGCAAAGACAAGA encodes:
- the LOC113349385 gene encoding xaa-Pro dipeptidase-like, giving the protein MAKQCEEATSSSLHPPPPVPKELYALNRSKLIGSLLQHLSSSNRPLKGFVLLQGGEEQNRYCTDHTELFRQESYFAYLFGVKEPGFYGAIDISTGNSILFAPRLPAEYAVWLGEIKSPSHFKEMYMVNMVCYTDEIVEVLHSHHEGSEKPVLFLLHGQNTDSNNFSKPAEFKEMEKFETDLSVLHPILTECRAIKSDTELSLIQYANDISSEAHVEVMRRTRAGMKEYQLESMFLHHTYMYGGCRHCSYTCICATGGNSSVLHYGHAAAPNDRTFEDGDMALLDMGAEYNFYGSDITCSFPVNGKFTSDQKLIYNAVLKAHDDVISAMKPGVNWVDMHKLAEKIILESLKDGGILIGDVHEMMTERIGAVFMPHGLGHLLGIDTHDPGGYPKEIERPKEPGLKSLRTARDLREGMVITVEPGCYFIDALLAPAMENSSTSKFFNHKEIARFKSFGGVRIESDLYITSNGADNLTNCPRQTWEIEAVMAGAPWPLEKNAATTK